A single Leptospira paudalimensis DNA region contains:
- a CDS encoding helix-turn-helix domain-containing protein, translated as MSEFMGSWLQFGAWYHFVLGIGILVKEKGSKGFPFAMIAAFSGGTLIIYAYRLFAGFEFEFPLLNHGYVPIIYLIPGSMQYTIEQFLSTEPVPIGKLKRLYPTFVVIVLLVSLQIFYPQSLEQSMNDSFTGLPFSIPEYFALLGCLYWVISFLWMIYQYRHILYNNPNEEAKLGVRVLGMILKGNITFASFIFVSTLFRWNSGIYFTAGIATLMAVFAFIGTEINHELFKDILPGLRQSYRTSRILNLNLEKLQQDIDHLLKQEFVYREETINLSNLSERLGIKDYQLSEYINAYLGMNFNRLVNEYRIAEVCKMIEQNPKVNLLSLAYQVGFNSKANFNVAFKSLKKMSPSDYAKLVGKGERRR; from the coding sequence ATGTCTGAATTTATGGGGTCTTGGCTCCAATTTGGTGCTTGGTATCATTTTGTTTTAGGAATCGGAATCCTCGTAAAAGAGAAAGGTTCCAAAGGGTTTCCCTTCGCAATGATTGCGGCTTTTTCTGGCGGGACACTTATCATTTACGCCTATAGATTGTTTGCTGGATTCGAATTTGAATTCCCACTCCTGAATCATGGGTATGTGCCCATCATCTATTTGATTCCAGGGAGTATGCAGTATACCATTGAACAGTTCTTAAGTACAGAACCAGTCCCTATCGGTAAGCTCAAACGATTGTACCCAACATTTGTTGTGATTGTACTACTTGTTTCCTTACAAATCTTCTATCCGCAATCGTTAGAACAATCCATGAATGATAGTTTTACCGGACTTCCCTTTTCCATTCCGGAATATTTTGCCTTACTTGGTTGTTTGTATTGGGTAATCAGTTTCTTATGGATGATTTACCAGTATCGACATATCCTTTACAACAATCCAAATGAGGAAGCAAAACTTGGTGTTCGGGTTTTGGGGATGATCTTAAAAGGAAACATAACATTCGCTAGTTTTATTTTTGTAAGCACTTTATTTCGTTGGAACTCAGGGATTTATTTTACAGCAGGGATCGCCACACTCATGGCAGTCTTTGCCTTTATTGGAACGGAAATCAATCATGAGTTGTTTAAAGATATTTTACCAGGCCTACGGCAATCCTATCGCACTTCTAGAATCCTAAATCTCAATTTAGAAAAATTACAACAAGACATAGACCATTTGCTAAAACAAGAATTCGTTTACCGAGAAGAAACGATCAATTTATCCAATCTATCGGAACGATTAGGGATTAAGGACTACCAATTGAGTGAGTACATCAATGCGTATTTAGGAATGAACTTCAATCGATTGGTGAATGAATACCGAATTGCAGAAGTTTGCAAAATGATCGAACAAAACCCAAAGGTCAATTTGTTGTCACTTGCGTACCAAGTTGGGTTCAATTCAAAAGCAAACTTTAATGTAGCTTTTAAGTCATTGAAGAAAATGTCGCCGAGTGATTATGCGAAGTTAGTGGGAAAAGGAGAGAGGAGAAGGTAG
- a CDS encoding ArdC family protein, translating into MKQNKSKEIIKSITKDVMEAIQSGSLQKWVKPWRSFGFPMNAYTYKYYGLLNTFWLTNDLVKFGFTYPVWATECQWKKLGYSLKAGESTKTEVLYPCHVQIPIIPKKKSAVEGGDDEQEETEIKYKSCLVHKAYPVLNIAQVNVPDSEYHLFVKMTVQNAPESVSHFVKSIKHKMEEIENDRAAYVFRSDTIWMPKKEFFNTEADYWTTYLHELGHWTGAFHRLNRDLSDGLRNYAFEELVAELCSAIFAGEFGFSGDLQHKEYIGSWLRILENNPRAIVKAGYLAMEAVEYLKKEANKGVGG; encoded by the coding sequence ATGAAACAGAACAAATCAAAGGAAATTATTAAAAGTATTACAAAGGATGTGATGGAGGCGATCCAGTCAGGCAGTCTTCAGAAGTGGGTCAAACCTTGGCGGAGTTTTGGATTTCCAATGAATGCATATACATACAAGTACTATGGTTTACTGAATACCTTTTGGCTCACCAATGACTTAGTGAAGTTCGGGTTTACTTATCCCGTTTGGGCCACTGAGTGCCAATGGAAAAAACTCGGTTATTCATTGAAAGCAGGGGAATCGACAAAAACAGAAGTTTTATACCCTTGTCATGTTCAAATTCCAATCATTCCCAAAAAGAAATCTGCAGTTGAAGGTGGCGACGATGAACAAGAAGAAACTGAAATCAAATATAAATCTTGTTTGGTGCATAAGGCATATCCTGTTTTAAACATTGCTCAGGTGAATGTTCCTGATAGTGAATATCATTTGTTTGTAAAGATGACGGTTCAAAATGCTCCCGAAAGCGTTTCTCATTTTGTGAAATCGATCAAACATAAGATGGAAGAGATCGAAAATGATCGAGCAGCATATGTTTTCCGATCGGATACCATTTGGATGCCAAAAAAAGAATTTTTCAATACCGAGGCTGACTACTGGACTACCTACTTACATGAGTTAGGTCATTGGACTGGAGCTTTTCACAGATTGAATCGAGATTTATCTGATGGTCTTCGGAATTATGCTTTTGAAGAATTAGTCGCGGAACTTTGTTCGGCGATCTTTGCTGGCGAATTTGGATTTAGCGGAGACTTGCAGCATAAAGAATACATTGGGTCTTGGCTTAGGATCTTGGAAAACAATCCACGAGCGATTGTTAAAGCAGGATATCTTGCCATGGAAGCTGTGGAATATTTGAAGAAGGAAGCGAATAAAGGGGTGGGGGGATGA
- a CDS encoding transglutaminase domain-containing protein: MPREVETDLDSLAYHLTYSFVTERAKARAIFRWISQNIRYDWYALQSGTYLKNPMDASHVLETKLTVCEGYANLFNELAARSGLESVKVIGHGKGFGYDPNKPLGSNNHAWNAVKIGGQWKLIDVTWASGGDTILQDQKQFNDFYFLTPPEYFINDHLPANSKWQLLDKAISKSEFHRTVRKSSEYFKFGINNINYNQNIIRGEAIISIFFDTTENLEIHAKLNQSDKYYFVSKIKNSYGIYVTSPGKGTYSLQLYAKYANEKGGLPFLLEYKVVFSGGNPFNQFVTIYSGNHIIHDPILKFLNANQMYDFQFTVPGVNRIAFVDGNGKWTYYLNRDNNDFYIRNYFPKGKLTIK, from the coding sequence ATACCACGAGAAGTTGAAACCGATTTAGATTCGCTTGCATATCATTTAACTTATTCTTTTGTAACGGAACGAGCGAAAGCACGTGCTATTTTTCGGTGGATATCGCAGAACATTCGATATGATTGGTATGCTCTTCAATCTGGAACTTATTTGAAGAATCCGATGGACGCATCACATGTTTTGGAAACAAAGCTAACAGTTTGTGAAGGTTATGCAAATCTTTTCAATGAACTTGCAGCAAGATCTGGCTTAGAAAGTGTAAAAGTTATTGGTCATGGAAAAGGTTTTGGTTATGATCCGAATAAACCACTCGGAAGCAACAATCATGCGTGGAATGCAGTGAAAATTGGAGGACAATGGAAACTTATCGATGTAACTTGGGCGTCTGGTGGAGATACAATCTTACAAGATCAAAAACAGTTTAATGACTTTTATTTCTTAACACCTCCTGAATATTTTATTAATGATCATTTACCAGCTAATTCTAAATGGCAATTGTTAGACAAAGCGATATCAAAATCTGAATTTCACAGAACAGTTAGGAAAAGCAGTGAGTATTTCAAATTTGGAATTAATAATATTAATTATAATCAAAATATAATTCGAGGTGAAGCAATCATATCGATTTTCTTTGATACAACTGAAAACCTAGAAATTCATGCAAAGTTGAATCAATCCGATAAATATTACTTTGTATCAAAGATTAAAAATAGTTATGGAATCTATGTTACTTCTCCAGGAAAAGGAACCTATTCGCTACAACTATATGCGAAATATGCAAATGAGAAAGGAGGTTTGCCTTTTCTTTTGGAATATAAGGTCGTCTTTAGTGGGGGCAATCCTTTTAATCAGTTTGTTACCATATATTCCGGTAACCATATAATCCATGATCCTATCCTAAAGTTTTTGAACGCCAATCAGATGTATGATTTTCAATTCACAGTTCCTGGTGTGAATCGGATCGCCTTTGTAGATGGGAATGGTAAATGGACTTATTATTTGAATCGAGATAATAATGATTTTTATATTCGTAACTATTTTCCAAAAGGAAAATTAACAATCAAATAG
- a CDS encoding HEAT repeat domain-containing protein: MKQVRFSFIILSLCIFVMFPISADDLDLQTYQKIKEILSNSHHQEEGEVYKERIGKVTDVPLPYLIQIAQSKDNYVFIRARAIRLMELYQNPTSQGALEKTIEDSHENSHLRKLAIHTYSRFSKIDPNRQTQFIKKFESDKELGTVAKNTKKTNLNPKPNQIDLNKLKQMNRN; encoded by the coding sequence ATGAAACAAGTTCGATTCTCATTCATCATTTTAAGTCTCTGTATCTTTGTAATGTTTCCAATCAGTGCAGACGATTTAGATCTCCAAACATACCAAAAGATCAAAGAGATTCTTTCGAACTCTCACCACCAAGAAGAAGGTGAGGTTTACAAAGAAAGAATTGGAAAAGTGACAGATGTTCCTTTGCCTTATTTGATTCAAATTGCACAATCCAAAGATAACTATGTTTTCATCCGTGCAAGAGCGATTCGTTTAATGGAATTGTACCAGAATCCTACAAGCCAAGGTGCTCTTGAAAAAACCATTGAAGACAGCCATGAAAACTCTCATCTTCGAAAACTTGCCATCCACACCTATTCAAGGTTTTCCAAAATTGATCCAAACAGACAAACTCAATTCATCAAGAAGTTTGAATCCGACAAAGAGTTAGGAACAGTAGCAAAGAATACGAAGAAAACAAATCTGAATCCAAAACCGAACCAAATTGATCTAAACAAGTTAAAACAAATGAATCGAAACTGA
- a CDS encoding M43 family zinc metalloprotease, protein MRKYNILILLPILLFLGDCVKKKADSGIPDNVLSFLLINSLFNSSTGPCTTKETIQPIPIGAWSPNGDLFQYTSIYPVTLNKVRPMVQVILENADSLPGGVFPLWYLDRNNPSTGFLNKDVATYIGYNTHTSMLPYAKDTSYATSPAVSISNTVDISQPLGVDFNFENPAGAKVTFVNSCRKLDIDESNFQTSTALSSMSGLNQFWNSEKKLNVNLIFVNGAAYPIQTEQAIEVALNRWKENYAKSSVRIKLNVSVMSAQLPGYDLIVDLGTETGFPGSLGGLFQTTSYVGKQNALNVFIVREEIQYGGVLGVSGGIPGPATLLGTKQSGIVVFVDAHRLYSNPGELLTYDEQVLLGETLSHEAGHFLGLWHVTEAYGDSGSIADRDPLRDTPTCSISNDINFNGIIDLNECLGGSGTNSGGRNMMFWSGAVGFTQGEITAEQGWILRLNPLVY, encoded by the coding sequence ATGCGAAAGTACAATATCCTAATTCTTTTACCTATCCTTCTTTTTCTAGGTGATTGTGTCAAAAAGAAAGCCGACTCAGGTATCCCTGACAATGTTCTGTCATTCCTTCTCATAAACTCCTTATTCAATTCTAGCACTGGCCCGTGTACGACAAAGGAAACGATACAACCCATTCCCATTGGTGCTTGGTCTCCCAATGGAGATCTATTCCAATATACCTCAATTTATCCGGTTACTTTGAACAAAGTACGTCCAATGGTCCAAGTCATATTAGAAAATGCTGACTCACTTCCAGGTGGAGTATTCCCTCTATGGTATTTGGATCGAAATAATCCTAGCACTGGCTTTTTGAATAAAGACGTAGCAACTTATATTGGTTATAATACCCATACTTCAATGTTACCTTATGCAAAGGATACTTCGTATGCAACAAGTCCTGCCGTTTCCATTTCCAATACGGTAGACATTTCTCAACCATTGGGAGTTGATTTTAATTTCGAAAATCCTGCAGGTGCGAAGGTCACCTTCGTGAATTCCTGTCGTAAATTGGACATTGATGAATCCAATTTTCAAACTTCAACCGCCCTCAGTTCTATGAGTGGTTTAAACCAATTCTGGAACTCAGAAAAAAAATTGAATGTTAATCTAATCTTTGTGAATGGAGCAGCATACCCAATCCAAACAGAACAAGCTATTGAAGTTGCCTTGAATCGATGGAAAGAAAATTATGCAAAGTCTTCCGTCAGAATCAAACTCAATGTGTCCGTGATGTCAGCACAGTTACCTGGTTATGATTTGATTGTTGATCTTGGAACCGAGACTGGATTTCCAGGGAGTCTAGGTGGATTGTTTCAAACAACGAGTTATGTGGGCAAACAGAATGCTCTCAATGTTTTTATCGTCAGAGAGGAAATCCAATATGGTGGCGTACTTGGTGTGTCAGGTGGGATTCCAGGTCCTGCGACACTTCTCGGAACCAAACAATCAGGGATTGTTGTCTTTGTCGATGCACATCGATTGTATTCCAATCCTGGAGAACTCTTGACTTACGATGAACAAGTATTGCTCGGTGAAACCTTATCTCATGAAGCAGGACACTTCTTAGGACTTTGGCATGTCACAGAAGCGTATGGAGATAGTGGATCTATTGCCGATAGAGATCCACTCAGAGACACACCTACATGCAGTATTTCCAATGACATCAATTTCAATGGAATTATCGATTTAAATGAATGTTTGGGGGGAAGTGGAACAAATTCAGGCGGGCGAAATATGATGTTTTGGTCTGGAGCAGTTGGTTTCACACAAGGAGAAATCACGGCGGAACAAGGATGGATTCTTAGATTGAATCCTTTGGTATATTAA
- a CDS encoding DUF167 domain-containing protein: MKISVKVKANQKTQSLEFQSEKECIAKLKSLPIKGKANQELVGLLSKHFGVTKKDIEIISGHVSNIKIVEISNLD; encoded by the coding sequence ATGAAAATTTCAGTGAAAGTGAAAGCAAACCAAAAGACTCAAAGCCTGGAATTTCAATCCGAGAAGGAATGCATTGCAAAATTAAAATCCTTGCCAATCAAAGGCAAAGCCAATCAAGAATTAGTTGGTCTTCTATCAAAACATTTCGGAGTCACAAAAAAGGATATCGAAATCATTTCCGGCCATGTTTCCAACATAAAAATCGTGGAAATCTCTAATTTGGATTGA
- a CDS encoding ABC transporter ATP-binding protein, translating into MKHPSALLQTKNLGKTYQVGEVPLVALHSVNVDFFEGELVVMLGASGSGKSTLLNILGGLDTATTGEVLFHGNTLALESDEGLTLYRRNHVGFVFQFYNLIPSLTAEENVRLVTDLSENSMTPLEALTLVKLAERKDHFPAQLSGGEQQRVAIARAIAKRPELLLCDEPTGALDFKTGRIVLEAITGINKDLGTTTVVITHNESIAQIADRIILVKDGTIVSDAKNHHKKSVSEVSW; encoded by the coding sequence ATGAAACACCCTTCAGCACTTCTCCAAACCAAGAACCTCGGAAAAACATACCAAGTTGGTGAAGTACCTCTCGTTGCCCTTCATTCCGTCAATGTCGATTTTTTTGAAGGGGAACTCGTTGTCATGTTAGGGGCATCAGGGTCTGGCAAATCTACCCTTCTCAATATTTTAGGTGGTTTGGATACAGCCACTACAGGCGAAGTTTTATTCCATGGAAACACATTAGCACTCGAGTCAGATGAAGGCCTTACACTCTACAGAAGGAACCATGTTGGATTTGTGTTTCAGTTCTATAACTTAATCCCAAGTTTGACAGCAGAAGAAAACGTAAGACTCGTGACCGATCTTTCAGAGAATTCAATGACACCTCTCGAAGCTCTCACTCTCGTAAAATTAGCAGAGAGAAAAGACCACTTCCCGGCCCAACTTTCAGGTGGCGAACAACAACGTGTGGCCATCGCACGAGCCATTGCCAAAAGACCGGAGCTCTTGTTATGTGATGAACCAACGGGAGCCTTGGATTTTAAAACAGGAAGGATTGTATTAGAAGCAATCACAGGGATCAACAAAGACCTAGGAACCACAACTGTTGTGATCACCCATAATGAATCAATCGCTCAAATAGCAGACCGCATCATTCTCGTGAAAGACGGAACCATTGTTTCTGACGCAAAAAATCATCATAAAAAATCAGTATCCGAGGTGAGTTGGTGA
- a CDS encoding ABC transporter permease, protein MIGSTLNLKLLRDLKTISLQGLTVGLVIAAGLSYFSASWSSYFSLLQAKEQFYSKQSLCDGFVYLNRAPNFLERKIADLPGITSFETRISKEIVLDFPTEVYPSAAQLLSVTDHINTIYLTKGSLPKQNQEVVISESFAKANDLEPGAELSTIIGGKRVLLTVTGIGLSPEFVYVFRPGNPLPDDKHYGIFWMKREAIEANFNFESSFNQVVFQLTKDPLDRKKTLHDLDLILEEYGGLGAKERKFIPSESFLNDEFRQLRTTAVFLPGIFLAIAAFLLHIISNRLITKEREQIATLRALGYTALQIVFHYLKLISFITAISSLLGIFIGYLLGTAMTNLYGEFYKFPHLVPVFPPLLMLFSFFFGILIGGIGTLFSLYSIIKLDPAQAMRPAPPGKYSIAFWESWITNMQTIQRMVLRNLFKRPMRTLLTILGLSTSIMIMIIGNFIQDTVGSLLDLQFNTIQRETLTLTFRNPISESVLFELKEMDGVFLAEGQRSIPIKMTKDRKSKDIVLTGLPDNSELRKILGQDLKPLQIPISGIMVNQDLAKRMDIHMGETIQIETLDGEKKKFSVQVTSFANEILGQGVFINKENLNRILEEGNLINTALLKTDPNKDIALIKEFKDDPLVIGLFSKTAILKGFQEVMQRSLQSTSVIILIFTVIISIGVIYNTAMITLSERIYELGSLRILGFTLKEVFAIIAWELSWQILCAIPIGCIFGYQLANVILNSNETEGFRIPAMIYPSTYYYSILLAVFTAGISYLIVFRKLKTMDLLSVLKVRE, encoded by the coding sequence GTGATCGGCTCTACTCTCAATTTAAAACTGTTACGAGATCTAAAAACGATCTCCTTACAAGGTTTAACCGTTGGACTTGTCATCGCTGCAGGTCTCAGTTATTTCTCCGCTTCCTGGTCCTCCTACTTTTCGTTATTACAAGCAAAGGAACAATTTTACAGCAAACAAAGTTTATGTGATGGGTTTGTGTATTTGAACCGGGCTCCAAATTTTTTGGAACGAAAAATTGCAGACCTTCCTGGGATTACCAGTTTCGAAACTAGGATTTCAAAAGAGATTGTTTTAGATTTTCCAACTGAAGTGTATCCTTCCGCAGCACAACTCTTGTCAGTCACAGACCACATCAATACCATCTATTTAACGAAAGGTTCATTACCAAAACAAAACCAAGAAGTGGTGATCAGCGAAAGTTTTGCCAAAGCAAATGATTTAGAACCTGGCGCCGAATTATCGACCATCATTGGAGGGAAACGTGTTCTTCTTACGGTCACAGGGATTGGACTCTCTCCAGAATTTGTCTATGTCTTTCGTCCAGGGAACCCTCTCCCTGATGACAAACACTATGGAATCTTTTGGATGAAACGCGAGGCAATCGAAGCCAATTTTAATTTTGAATCCTCCTTCAATCAGGTGGTATTCCAACTCACAAAAGATCCATTGGATCGAAAAAAAACATTACACGACTTAGATTTAATCCTCGAGGAATACGGTGGCCTTGGTGCCAAAGAACGGAAGTTTATCCCTTCGGAATCCTTTCTAAACGATGAGTTTAGACAACTGAGGACAACGGCTGTCTTCCTACCTGGGATCTTCCTTGCTATCGCGGCCTTTTTATTACACATTATCTCCAATCGTCTCATCACAAAAGAAAGGGAACAAATCGCAACCTTACGCGCGTTAGGATACACTGCCTTACAAATAGTTTTCCATTACCTAAAACTCATTTCGTTCATCACAGCGATTAGTAGTTTACTTGGAATTTTCATTGGCTATCTGCTTGGGACTGCGATGACAAACTTATACGGAGAATTTTATAAATTCCCACATCTGGTTCCTGTATTCCCACCTCTTCTGATGTTGTTTAGTTTTTTCTTTGGAATTTTGATTGGAGGGATCGGTACTCTTTTTTCCTTATATAGCATCATCAAACTAGACCCTGCACAAGCCATGCGCCCTGCTCCACCAGGGAAATATTCCATCGCATTTTGGGAATCATGGATCACTAATATGCAAACCATCCAACGAATGGTACTCCGAAACTTATTCAAACGACCCATGCGGACACTCTTAACCATCCTTGGTTTATCTACATCCATTATGATTATGATCATTGGAAACTTCATCCAAGATACCGTTGGATCTCTTTTGGATTTGCAGTTTAATACCATCCAACGGGAGACACTGACATTAACATTTCGGAATCCCATCTCAGAGTCTGTTTTATTCGAACTGAAAGAGATGGATGGAGTATTCCTCGCAGAAGGGCAAAGATCCATTCCGATTAAGATGACAAAGGATAGGAAAAGTAAAGACATTGTCCTCACAGGTCTACCTGACAATTCCGAATTAAGAAAAATCCTCGGACAGGATTTAAAACCCTTACAAATTCCAATCTCTGGAATCATGGTAAACCAAGACTTAGCAAAACGTATGGACATCCATATGGGTGAAACGATTCAAATCGAAACACTCGATGGTGAAAAAAAGAAATTTTCTGTCCAAGTCACTTCCTTTGCCAATGAAATTTTGGGACAAGGTGTATTCATAAACAAAGAGAATCTAAATCGTATCTTAGAGGAAGGGAATCTCATCAATACGGCTTTGTTAAAAACGGATCCAAACAAAGACATTGCGTTAATCAAAGAATTTAAAGATGATCCACTCGTCATAGGTCTTTTTTCCAAAACGGCCATCCTCAAAGGTTTCCAAGAAGTGATGCAGAGATCCTTACAATCTACCTCTGTCATCATCCTTATTTTTACTGTCATCATATCCATTGGAGTGATCTACAATACGGCAATGATCACTCTATCAGAAAGGATTTATGAATTAGGAAGTTTGCGGATTTTAGGATTCACGTTAAAAGAGGTATTTGCCATCATTGCTTGGGAATTATCATGGCAAATTCTATGTGCCATTCCCATTGGATGTATCTTTGGATACCAATTGGCAAATGTGATCTTAAATAGCAATGAAACAGAAGGGTTCCGAATTCCCGCAATGATTTACCCTTCTACGTACTATTATTCAATCCTACTTGCAGTATTCACAGCGGGCATTAGCTATTTGATTGTATTTAGAAAATTAAAAACCATGGATTTATTAAGTGTTTTAAAGGTAAGGGAGTAA
- a CDS encoding efflux RND transporter periplasmic adaptor subunit encodes MDFVEILKSKNAKIGIGVLLFLGFSFLLLRKNPKPVEISQVTKGTYQQILSVQGKSKIKELYTVYSPVNGVMRRVELHAGDQVKKGMTLLTVDWDIVKTVKASANGHILKVYRESAGPIAMEERILDYGDLSKLEIIAYVLTEDMPELTLGDPVNLSGFGDQILKGKIANIEPAAITKISSLGVEEQRVPISIAFDPPNGMGDGYELECKIILFEKPNSILIPSSALFRQDDKWAVYTVEKKKATLRFVTVEHQSEGISLIKEGLKEGESIILYPGDGISNGTKVIAE; translated from the coding sequence ATGGACTTCGTAGAAATTTTAAAATCTAAGAACGCAAAAATTGGAATTGGAGTTTTATTATTCTTAGGTTTCTCTTTTTTACTCTTACGTAAGAATCCCAAACCAGTTGAAATTTCCCAAGTAACCAAAGGAACGTACCAACAAATCCTCTCCGTCCAAGGGAAATCAAAGATCAAAGAATTGTACACTGTGTATTCTCCAGTCAATGGGGTGATGCGAAGGGTGGAGCTCCATGCGGGTGACCAAGTGAAGAAAGGTATGACCTTACTCACTGTTGATTGGGACATTGTCAAAACAGTGAAGGCAAGTGCGAATGGCCATATCCTTAAAGTATACCGAGAAAGTGCAGGCCCAATCGCCATGGAAGAAAGGATCTTAGACTATGGTGACCTTTCGAAACTGGAAATCATTGCTTATGTTTTAACTGAAGATATGCCTGAGCTCACACTTGGTGACCCTGTGAATCTTTCTGGATTTGGGGATCAAATCTTAAAAGGGAAAATCGCAAATATAGAACCCGCAGCCATTACCAAGATCTCTTCGCTTGGAGTGGAAGAACAAAGAGTTCCCATTTCGATCGCATTTGATCCACCAAATGGAATGGGTGATGGTTATGAATTAGAATGTAAGATCATTCTCTTTGAAAAACCAAACTCGATTCTCATACCAAGTTCCGCACTCTTCCGACAAGATGACAAATGGGCAGTGTATACGGTTGAAAAGAAAAAGGCAACATTACGCTTTGTGACGGTAGAACACCAAAGTGAAGGGATTAGTCTCATCAAAGAAGGTTTGAAAGAAGGAGAATCCATCATTTTGTATCCAGGTGATGGGATCTCAAATGGAACAAAAGTAATCGCTGAGTAA